The DNA region CATTACCAGCCTGACGGGTCAGCGGTCGACGCCGGCTTACCGTCGGTGGTGGCCAATGCTTTGGCGGCCCGGTCGTGTCCGGGGCTCAGCGCTTCGGGGATCTCCTTGACCGACTCGATCGTCTTCTGCGGGCCACGAATCCTTCGCACCTTCAGATAGCCGATCAGCGCCAGGACCCCGGTCACCACGACCATGATCCCGAACACGATGAGGAACGCCGCCCAGCGCCACAGCCAACTGTCCAACAACTCCGCTAAGAAGAAGAAGAAGAAGAACGTCGAGTAGAACAGCACCACCAGCGCCAGGATGAAGAAGACGCTGCCCGTCAGGCCCTTCTTGACGTCACGGGTGATCTCCGCCTTGGCCAACTCCACCTCGGCGCGCACCAGGGTCGACACCTGTGACGTCGCATCCTTGACCAGATCGCCGATCGACGGATCGGGCTTCACCGCATGGGGGTCCACCAGCGGTATCGAGGTCACGGTGGTCGGCACGCCGTTCTTGCGGTCGCTCACGGAGGCTTCCTTCCCCATCTGCTGTCAGGTCGCGGTTTGATATCGCGGTTCATGTTGCCACGTGGCGTCGCGCTAAACGATTCCGCGGTGACGATAGACTGCGCGGGTTCCAGTACGGCGGGTCGGGCTTGTCGATTGGGGTTGTCTCTTGAGGACCAGCGGCCAGCCTGGTGTCCTGCGTCTGCTTCGTGCCGTGATGGTGGTGGCGACCGCGGTGCTGATGGCGGGTGTCGCCGCTCCCGCCCACGCCGACGCCCCGGTGACCCTCGGCGGTGGCTCCGGCCTTGTCGTCGACGGCGAGACCCTGTGCACGTTGACCGCCATCGGCACCGACAACCGCGGCAGCCTGATCGGTTTCACCTCCGCGCACTGCGGTGGTCCGGGCGCGGTGGTGGCCGCCGAGGGAGCCGAGAACGCCGGCGTCGTCGGCACCATGGTCGCCGGCAACGACGGTCTGGACTACGCGGTCATCCAGTTCGACCCGGCCAAGGTCACCCCGGTCAGCTCCGTGAACGGCTTCCGCATCGACGGGCTCGGCCCGGACCCCACCTTCGGTGACGTCGCCTGCAAGCTCGGACGCACCACCGGTTACTCGTGTGGTGTCACCTGGGGTCCCGGCGAGCAGCCCGGCACCATTGTCAACCAGGTCTGCGGCCAACCCGGGGACTCCGGAGCGCCTGTCACGGTCAACAACCGGCTGGTCGGCATGATCCACGGGGCGTTCTCCGAAGAGCTGCCGACGTGCGTCATCAAGTTCATCCCGCTGCACACCCCGGCGGTGACCATGTCGTTCAACACCCAGCTTGCCGACATCACCGCCAAGGGCCGGCCGGGCAGCGGCTTCGTGCCGGTCGGCGCCGCGTAACCGTCAGAGGAACCCCGGGCGGCTACTTGCTGGCGCGGATCGCCTCGAACACGCTGGGGTCGACCAGGGTCGAGGTGTCACCGAGTTCGCGGCCCTCGGCCACGTCACGTAGCAACCGGCGCATGATCTTGCCGCTGCGGGTCTTCGGCAGTTCCGGCACCACGTGGATCTCCCGCGGTTTGGCGATCGGCGAGATCTCGCGCGCCACCTCGGCGCGCAGTTCGTCGACCATGTTCTCGGCGCCGCCGTGGGCACTGGACTTGAGGATGACAAACGCACAGATGGCCTGACCGGTCTGCTCGTCGGTGGCACCGACGACAGCGGCCTCGGCCACCCCGGAGTGGCCGACGAGGGCGGATTCCACCTCGGCAGTGGAGATCCGGTGTCCGGAGATGTTCATGACGTCGTCGATACGTCCGAGAATCCAGATCTCGCCGTCACTGCCGTACCGGGCGCCGTCACCGGCGAAATACCAGCCCTGCTTGGCGAACCGCGACCAGTAGGTCTCCTTGAACCGCTCCGGATCACCCCAGATGCCGCGCAGCATCGCCGGCCACGGCTTGTCGAGGACCAGGTAACCGGTGACATGCTCGCCGTGATCGGGGCTGGGCTCGAGTTCGTTGCCGTCATCGTCGACGATCTTGGCGGAGATGCCCGGCAGTGGACGCATCGCCGAGCCGGGCTTGCAGGCGGTCACCCCGGGCAGCGGCGAGATCATCGCTGCGCCGGTCTCGGTCTGCCACCAGGTGTCGACGATCGGCGTCTTCTCGCCACCGAAGGCCATCCGGTACCAGCGCCACGCCTCGGGGTTGATCGGCTCGCCGACCGACCCGAGGAGCCGCAGGCTGGACAGGTCGTGCTCGGCGGGTAGCTGCCGACCCCACTTCATGAATGTGCGCACGACGGTGGGGGCGGTGTAATAGATTGTGACACCGTACTTTTCGATCACCTGGAAGTGCCGGTGCTCATCGGGCGAGGCCGGCGTTCCCTCGTAGACGACCTGGGTGACGCCGTTCGACAGCGGCCCGTAGACGATGTAGGTGTGCCCGGTGACCCAGCCGATGTCGGCGGTGCACCAGTACACGTCCTTGTCCGGCTTGACGTCGAACACGTTGTAGTGGGTGTAGGAGGCCTGGGTCAGGTAGCCACCGGAGGTGTGCATGATGCCCTTGGGCTTTCCGGTGGTGCCCGAGGTGTACAGCAGGTAGAGCGGGTGCTCGGAATCGAACGCTTCGGGGGTGTGCTCGGTCGAGGCCTTCGGGACGGTCTCGTCCCACCACAGGTCGCGCCCCTCGGTCCACGGCACGTCGATTCCGGTGCGCCGCACCACGAGTACGTGTTCGACCGGGCTGTCGTCACCGAGGCCCTCGATCGCCTCGTCCACCCCGGGCTTCAACGGAGCCGGCTTGCCGCGGCGGAACTGCCCGTCGGAGGTGATGACCAACTTGGCCTGGGCATCGTCGATCCGTGCCTTCAGCGCCGAGGCGGAGAACCCGGCGAACACCACCGAGTGCATGGCGCCCAGTCGCGCGCAGGCCAGCATCGCGATGATGGCCTCAGGCACCATCGGCATGTAGATGGCGACCCGGTCGCCGGATTCCAGCCCCAGCCCGGCGAGAGTGTTGGCAGCCTGGCAGACCTCGTCCTGGAGTTGGGCGTAGGTGATGTCGCGGGCGTCGCCGACCGGTTCGCCCTCCCAGTGGATCGCGACCCGGTCGCCGTTGCCGGCCTCGACATGGCGGTCCACGCAGTTGTAGGCCACGTTGAGCTTGCCGCCGACGAACCACTTGGCGAAGGGGGCCTCAGACCAGTCGAGCACCTCCGTGAACGGGGTCTCCCAGCTCAGGCGGTTTGCCTGGGTTGCCCAGAACTCCAACCGGTCTGACTCCGCCTGGTCGTACATCGCCTCGGTCGCATTGGCCTCGGCGGCGAATTCAGCGGACGGAGGATAGGAAGTCTGGGCTTCCACTGGCGTCTCGGTCATGACTGTGAGGGTAGTCACCCGAGGTTGCATCGTCGTCGGCAACTCACACGCGGGGCTGCAGGCGGCATCGTTCGAGCGACGAGCGTCACAAATCGCGGGTCCAGCGGTAGCGTCCGCGCGGTCGGCTAGCGTGGGCGGGTGTGACGGCCGGTACCTCGAAGCACTCCGCCGGCGGAGACCCGCTGGCCCCTCTGGCGCAGCTACCCGGGGTCGCGCAGGCCGGTGATGAGGCGCGCGAGGCGCTGGGCAAGGCACATCGGCATCGCACCAACCTGCGCGGCTGGCCGAAGACAGCAGCCGAGGCTTCCCTGCGGGCCGCGCGGGCATCCTCGGTGCTCGACGGCGGACCCCTGCAGTTCTCCACTGACGGATCCGAGGAAGCCCGCCGGGATCCGGTCCTCGCCGGTGCGCTCAGGGTGGCCGAAGCTCTCGAAGGTGGTGAAGGTGCCCTCGTCGGTGTGTGGCGGCGCGCGCCGCTGCAGGCCATCGCCAGGCTGCACTCGCTGGCGGCTACGGATCTGGTTGATGGTGCGGAACTGGGACGGCCGCGCGCCGACGTCGGTGTGGGACGCCGACTCGAGTTGCTCGCCGACGTGGTGACCGGCCAGACGCGGGTACCGGCGACGGTTCTGGCCGGCGTGGTGCACGGGGAACTGCTCACGCTGGCGCCGTTCGGCAGCGCCGACGGTGTGGTGGCCCGCGCGGTGTCGCGGTTGGTGACCATCGCCAGCGGGCTGGACCCGCACGGTCTCGGCGTTCCCGAAGTGCACTGGATGAGTCGCTCCGGCGACTACCGGGCCGCGGCGCGGGGCTTCGCGTCGGGCACCCCCGAGGGCCTCGCGGCGTGGTTGGTGCTCAGCAACGAAGCACTGCGCGCCGGGGCGCGGGAGGCGTTGTCCATCGCCACCTCGACGACTGCATGACCCGGCAACGGAGCGCCGCCAGCAAAGCATGAAGCGGGCGACGCCCCGAAGTAATTCGAAAGTACTTCGGTTCGCCGCCCGCTAGCACGGATTCCGGTTACCAAGCGTGCTCGTTGGGGTTGCGTGGGTGGCCTCGGCGTTCTTGCGAATCGCTACGACTGTGGACCCCACCCAAAGGGCTGACATATCGTTCGGTTTTCGCAATTCCGCAGGCCCGCAACGCTTCTACCTATTTCGCGGTATGTGCTCCGCGTGGGTTCCGGGACCCGTGCTGGGGAACCGAGATCGGGAGATCGAACCTTCTCTTCCGGCTCGACCTTGGCCTCACCCGGCTTCCGTGCTTCCTTTGTACTACGTGACCCCAGTCACAGCAAGGGCCAATTGGCCCGTGATCCCCGATCGTTACGCCCGGGGCGCTGGCAACTGCGCCGAAGGCACCCGTCAGAACGCGAAACGGCGGAGCAGCGTGTAGGTGAGCGCGCCGGCCGCGAGCGCGCTCACGCCGACGGCCGCCGTGGTGGCGACGGCGGCACCCGAGGGCGCGGGCAGCCGGTCCCGCAGCGACACCGGCTTGGAGAACGTCTGTACGGGCCATCCGCGCGAGCCGGCTTCCTTGCGCAGCGCGCGATCCGGGTTCACCACCGTGGGATGGCCCACGGCTTCGAGCATCGGCAGGTCGGTGACCGAGTCGGAGTAGGCGTAGCAATGCTCGAGTGCGTAACCCTCACGCGCGGCCAGTGCACGGATGGCCTCGACCTTGCCCTCCCCGTAGCAGTAGAACGCGATCTCGCCCGTGTACTTGCCGTCCTCGACGACCATCCGGGTGGCCATCGCATGGGTGGCACCGAGCGCGCGGGCGATCGGTGCCACGATCTCCTCCCCGGACGCCGACACCACGACGACATCGCGACCGCACAGTTTGTGGTCGGCGATGAGTTCGGCGGCCTCGGCGAAGACCAGCGGATCCACGATGTCGTGCAGTGTCTCGCCCACGATCGACTTGACCTGTTCGACGTCCCACCCGGTGCACATGTTCGTCAGGTATGAGCGCATCCGGTCCATCTGGTCGTGGTCGGCGCCCGACATCAGAAAGAGGAATTGGGCGTACGACGACTTCAGAACTGCGCGCCGATTGATTAGCCCTTGGCTCAAGAACGGTTTGCTGAAAGCCAGGGTGCTCGATTTTGCGATCACGGTTTTGTCAAGATCGAAGAACGCCGCAGTGCGCACGGGGCGATCCGATGAAGCGGGGTTGTCGGGCGCTGCGCTACCCCTTGCCGCCGGGTCGGGTGAGGTCACAACGCCAGCATAGGGGGGATGTGCGTAACAAATTGCGGCGGATCGTACAAAATGGCAGTTCACGACACGTGTCTGTGACTGTTATTTTTCCCGGTCGGAGGCGACTTCCCGGCGTTTCGGTACTTGCGCCAGCCCACTCCGCCGTGTGTATAGTGGGAATCACTCGGCTTCGGCCGGGTGTGCATCAGCCCGACCCCCCGGGGCTGATACACGACGACCTCCGCCTCCTCCCCCCCTGGCGGGGGTCGTCCCTTTTGTGGGGTGTTTTCGCAAAGCGGATAGATATCCCGAAGTCCAAAAAGTTGCGGAACGTCATTTTCGTCACAGATGCAGTCGGGTGATTTGTCCCCAAATTCGGTTTGATCCACAGTTTGCGACCGCGCTCTTTCCCGACCGTCCGCGGACGCCGACGCTGGAGCCATGACGACCGCCGCAGGGATTCTGACCGTGATCGCCGACCCGGCGCTCAACGCGGACATCGATCGTGTTGTCGCTGCTGCGGGCCTGAATGTCGTGCGGACCAGTGATCCTTCGAGTCGCAGGGTGTGGACGAGCGCGGCGGCGATTCTTCTGGACGCCGACGCCGCCCGGCGCTGCGCGAAACGTGGGCTGCCCCGCCGCGGCCGGGTCCTGCTGGTCAGCCGCTCAGCCCCTGGTCCGGCCGAGTGGGAGGCCGCTGTTGCTGTCGGCGCGCAAAAAGTTGTGATTTTGCCCACACACGACCGCGAGTTGATGGCGGCCCTCTCCGACGCCACGGAAGCGTCGCTGGAGGCCGCCGGACGTGGCGCCGTCGTGGCCGTTCTTGCAGGTCGGGGCGGGGCCGGGGCATCGGTGTTCGCCACTGCACTGGCCCAGTCGACCTCGCAGGCACTCCTGGTGGACGGCGATCCGTGGGGCGGTGGGCTCGATCTGGTGCTCGGAAGCGAGACCGAGCCGGGGCTGCGCTGGCCCGATCTCTCGTCGGCCGGGGGTCGGCTGAGCTTTCCGGCACTGCGTGACGCGCTGCCCGGACGCGCCGGGGTCAGCGTGCTGTCGGGCAGTCGGATGTTGTCTGGTGGTCCCGCCAGCAACGAAGTCGGCCCGCTCGCGCTCGGGGCGGTGATCGACGCCGGAAGTCGCGCGGGGGTGACGGTGGTGTGCGATGTGGCCCGACAACCGACGCCTGCCGCCGAGACCGCCTTGGCCGCTGCGGATCTGATGGTGCTGGTGACCACGGCCGACCTGCGTTCCTGCGCGGCCTCCGCCGCAGTCGCGCAGTGGGCCGCGGGCAGCAACCCGAACGCCGGCGTGGTGGTGCGGGGACCGTCCCCGGGCGGCCTCAGTTCGGTCGATGTCGGCCGGATCGTCGGGCTGCCGGTACTGGCGTCGATGCGCCCGGAACCGGGCCTGCAGCCTCAGCTCGAGCGCGGCGGGCTGAGGCTCGGTAGGCGTTCGCCGCTGGGCGGCGCGGCTCGCAAGGTCCTCGACGTGCTTAGCCAGAATCCGCAGCTGGTGCACGCAACGGAACCTGCGGCATGAGCGCGTCGCTGATCGATCGCGTCCGTGAGCGACTGGCGGCCGAGGGGGTCCCGTTGCGGCCCAGCGTCGTGGCCGCCGCCATCCGGGCGGAGTCCGGTGGTGTGCTCGGTGACACCGAGGTGCTGACCAATCTGCGTGAACTGCAGACCGAACTCGTCGGCGCGGGAATCCTGGAGCCGCTGCTGTGTGCCCCCGGTACCACCGACGTGTTGGTGACGGCCCCGGACGCCGTCTGGGTCGACGACGGCGACGGTTTGCGACGAAGCTCGATCCGATTCGCTGACGAAGCCGCCGTCCGCCGCCTCGCGCAGCGGCTGGCGTTGAGCGCGGGGCGCCGCCTCGACGAGGCTCAACCGTGGGTGGACGGGCACCTCGGCCAGTGGACGACAGACCACACGGGCGCAACGCCGACAGTCCGATTCCACGCCGTGCTGCCCCCGATCGCGGCGGGCGGCACGTGCCTGTCACTTCGGGTGCTGCGGCCGGCGACCCAGGGTCTCGATGCGCTGGTTGACAGCGGGGCGATCGACATCGAGGCAGGAAAGTTGTTGCGCGACATCATCGCCGCCCGGCTGGCCTTCATCGTCTCCGGCGGCACCGGGGCAGGCAAGACGACTCTGCTGGCAGCCATGCTCGGTGCGGTGGCAGCCCGCGAGCGGGTCGTGTGCGTGGAGGACGCCGCCGAGCTGGCGCCCCGGCATCCGCACCTGGTCAAGTTGGTCGCCCGCTTCGCCAACGTCGAGGGGGTCGGTGAGGTGACCGTGCGCGACCTCGTCAAGCAGGCATTGCGGATGCGACCCGACCGGATCGTCATCGGCGAGGTCCGCGGGGCCGAGGTCGTCGACCTGCTGGCCGCGCTGAACACCGGACACGACGGTGGTGCCGGCACGGTCCACGCCAACAACCCGGCAGAGGTGCCGGCCCGGTTCGAAGCGCTGGCCGCACTCGGTGGACTCGGTCGCGCGGCATTGCACAGCCAACTCGCCGCCGCGATCCAGGTGGTTCTGCACGTCACCCGTGACCGCGCGGGTCGCCGCTGCCTCAGCGAGGTGGGGCTGTTGCAGCGCGGTGAGAACGGTCTGGTGAATGTGCTGCCCTGTTGGAGCAGAGGCGACGGATTCGGCCCCGGCGCTGCTGCGCTGGACACCTTGATCCGCGCCAGGGGTGGGCGATGACCGGCGCGGCGCTGGCACTCGCGCTGGCCGTGCTGGTCAACCCTGATGCGGCCCGGTGGCGCACGCGGGTGCTTCTGCAGCCGCAGCGCCACCGTCGCCGGCCTCCGGTGGCGTTGAGTGCCGTGGCCGGGTGCGCTGTGATGCTGCTGTGGGTTCCGGGGGCCGTCGTGCTCGCGCTCGGCCTGGTGGTCACCACGCTGCTTGCACGTCGCCGCCTCGCGCTTCGCGCGCGTGCCCGCCGCCGGGAGGCAGCCGACCTGCAGGGTGCGCTTGATGTGCTGGTGGGCGAGCTGCGGGTCGGCGCGCACCCGGTCGCTGCGATCGGCGTCGCGGCCGACGAGTCGAACGGAGGCGTCGCCCGGTCGCTGAGCGCAGTCGGTGCCCGCGCCGCTCTGGGAGCCGACGTGGCGGCCGGACTGCGCGCCGAGGCGCAGCGATCGACCTCGCCGGGGCACTGGGACAGGTTGGCGGTGTGCTGGCAGTTGGCCCAGACACATGGGCTGCCGATCGCGACGCTGATGCAGACCGCCCAGCGCGACATCGTCGAGCGCGAACGATTCCACGGGCGCGTGGAGGCCGGTATGGCCGGCGCTCGCGCGACCGCGGCGATCCTCGCCGGGCTGCCGCTGCTCGGTGTGCTGCTCGGCCAGATGATCGGGGCCGACCCGCTGAACTTCCTGTTCGGTGCGGGGCCGGGCGGGTGGCTGCTGATTGTCGGCTGCGGACTGATCTGCTGCGGTCTGCTCTGGTCGGACCGGATCATCTCGCGAGTGCTGACATGATCTGGGCGGCAGTGCTTCTTGCTGCTTCCGTTCTCATTCTGCCCGGCGCATCGACAGCCAGGCTCCAGGTCGATGCGCACCCGGTGGGCCACCGTGCGCCTCGCCAGGAGGCCGACGACGCGCTCGCTGTGGCGGCGAGCCTGGATGTGCTCGCCGCGTGCCTGCGCTCCGGGATGGCGGTGTCGAGCGCTGCGGCAGGAGTGGCCGAGTCCGCTCCGGTTCACATGGCGGCACTGCTCGGCCGTGCCGCCGATCTGCTGGCACTGGGGGCCGACCCCGCCACGGCATGGTCGAGTCCGGTGGAGCAGGCGGACAAGCACATGCAGGCGTTCCTGAGGATGGCGCGTCGATCCGCGTCCTCGGGCGTGGCGCTGGCCCAGGGAATCGAGGATCTCGCCGTTCAATTGCGTGGTGATGCGGCCGATGGGGCGACCGCGAAGGCTGAGCGCGCCTCGGTGTTGATCGCCGGGCCCCTCGGGCTCTGCTATCTGCCTGCATTCCTGTGCCTGGGCATCCTGCCCGTTGTTGCCGGACTGGCCGGCGAAGTCCTGCGCTCTGGGGTGCTGTGACCGAAAATGAAGGAGATAATCCATGATGAGACAACGCTTTCGGGACCTGCGCAGCCGCCTGGTGGTCCTCGCGGTGGCCGACGACGGCATGTCCACCGTCGAGTATGCGATCGGCACCGTGGCCGCAGCGGCGTTCGGTGCAATCCTCTACACCGTTGTCACCGGGGATTCCATCGTCGGTGCGCTGACCAACATCATCAGCCGGGCGCTCAACACCAACGTCTAGGTGGTGAATCCGGAATGGTCACTGTGGAAGCGGCTTTCGCCGTTCTCGCGCTGGTGGCCGTCCTCGTCATGTGCACCGCTGGCCTCACCGCGGTCTCCATGCAGGTGCGCTGCGTCGACGCCGCGCGGGAGGCCGCGCGCCTGGCTGCACGCGGTGACGGCGACGGTGCCGACCGGGCGGCGCGCAGGGTCGCCCCGGCGGGTTCAGTACTGGAGCTACGCCACGACGGTGACCATGTCGTCGCGGTCGTCACCGCAAAATCGATTCTGCTGCCGGGGATCCCGATCAGGGCCGATGCCGTCGCACTGCTCGAGCCGGCTGCAGGGTGAGCGAGGATCGGTCAGTCTGATGGCGGCCGTGATGGTCGCCGCGTTGCTGGCGGTGACCGTGGGCGGAGCGTATGTCGGCGCGGCGGTCATCGCCCGGCACCGGGCGCAGGCTGCAGCAGACCTTGCCGCCCTCGCGGGTGCGGCGGGCCTGCCGGCGGGCGCTCACATCGCCTGCGGACAGGCCTCGTCGCTGGCGCGTGCGATGGGCACGGTCGCGGTGGCATGCAGGGTGGACGGGCTCGATGTCGTTGTCACGGTGGAGGCTTCGCGATCGCTCGGGCCGGCCGAGATGGAACCGGCCCGGGCAGTGGCCAGGGCGGGTCCCGCGGGGAGCCGAGTCTCCCGGGACGACTAGGTCTTAGTCGCCCTCTCCCTGCGTGGGCGTGGCTTGCGAGTGCCGCGGGTCGGCTCTTCGGATTCCACAAAACCAGCGACGGCGAGTTCTTCCCCGGTGGGCAACCGAAACGCTGCCAGGCCGGCATAGACGCCCTTGTCGAGTTCGACACGGTGCACCCTGACGTGGACCGGGATCCACCCGCCATGGTGCGCCACCATCCGCAGCACCCCGGAGGTGGTGCCGGTCTCGAACTCTGCGGCCATCGCGGCGAGCGTGGCCTGATCGTCGGGATGAGCCCGGTCGCCGACAATGCCTGCGCGCCAGTCGAAGAACGGCACGGGATCGTCGAGCCACTTCAGCAACGACCAGTGCCTCGGGTCGACCAGCGCGCGGTGGACGCCGGGTTCGGCCATGCTGTCGAGGATCCGCTGGCCCAGCAGGTCCTCCTGGATGCCCGGACCCTCCTGCACGCTGCGCCAGTTCATCGCCCGGCAGATCAACCGCACCTTGTCGTCGTCGGGATCCTCCGGCAGCGACCGGGCGACAAAACCCACCGTGATCCGCTCGCCCCGGTAGTCGGTGACGTCCCAGGTATTGCAGATCGTCACCCCGTCCTCGGGTTTGATCACCATGCCGATGACCTCGGCCTCGTTGGGGTTCAGGTCGCGGCGGGGAAGGTCGTCGGCAAACGCCCGCCCCTGGGTGGACTCCTTGGCCGGATCCCATCCCCCGATCGACAACGACTCCGGGGTGTCGGTTGCGGTGCCCCGGGTGAGATCCCAGATCAGAGCGCCGACCACCGGCCGTGGCGGCGGTTCCTCATCGGGCGCGCCGACCCAGATCTGGACCCCGTGGATCCGGCCGTCGGACATCTGGACGACCTCGGTACGGATCACCCGGTGGTTCTTGGGCGTGATGCTGCTCAGTCCTTTACCGGCCCGCACAGTTTCACCGATCGCAGTCTGGATGGCCATCAGGTTCGGATCACGTCGGAGGTACGCGCTGATCGGTATCAGATTCTTGGTGTGTGCGCCTTCGGCGACGACGGCAGGCTCACTGCCCAGTGTCTCCACGAGCACCCAGTCGTGGGTCATGACAGAAATCTTACCGACGGGTAGATAACCGCCCGTGAAAC from Mycobacterium sp. DL includes:
- a CDS encoding Rv3654c family TadE-like protein, with protein sequence MAAVMVAALLAVTVGGAYVGAAVIARHRAQAAADLAALAGAAGLPAGAHIACGQASSLARAMGTVAVACRVDGLDVVVTVEASRSLGPAEMEPARAVARAGPAGSRVSRDD
- the acs gene encoding acetate--CoA ligase, with the translated sequence MTETPVEAQTSYPPSAEFAAEANATEAMYDQAESDRLEFWATQANRLSWETPFTEVLDWSEAPFAKWFVGGKLNVAYNCVDRHVEAGNGDRVAIHWEGEPVGDARDITYAQLQDEVCQAANTLAGLGLESGDRVAIYMPMVPEAIIAMLACARLGAMHSVVFAGFSASALKARIDDAQAKLVITSDGQFRRGKPAPLKPGVDEAIEGLGDDSPVEHVLVVRRTGIDVPWTEGRDLWWDETVPKASTEHTPEAFDSEHPLYLLYTSGTTGKPKGIMHTSGGYLTQASYTHYNVFDVKPDKDVYWCTADIGWVTGHTYIVYGPLSNGVTQVVYEGTPASPDEHRHFQVIEKYGVTIYYTAPTVVRTFMKWGRQLPAEHDLSSLRLLGSVGEPINPEAWRWYRMAFGGEKTPIVDTWWQTETGAAMISPLPGVTACKPGSAMRPLPGISAKIVDDDGNELEPSPDHGEHVTGYLVLDKPWPAMLRGIWGDPERFKETYWSRFAKQGWYFAGDGARYGSDGEIWILGRIDDVMNISGHRISTAEVESALVGHSGVAEAAVVGATDEQTGQAICAFVILKSSAHGGAENMVDELRAEVAREISPIAKPREIHVVPELPKTRSGKIMRRLLRDVAEGRELGDTSTLVDPSVFEAIRASK
- a CDS encoding type II secretion system F family protein, yielding MTGAALALALAVLVNPDAARWRTRVLLQPQRHRRRPPVALSAVAGCAVMLLWVPGAVVLALGLVVTTLLARRRLALRARARRREAADLQGALDVLVGELRVGAHPVAAIGVAADESNGGVARSLSAVGARAALGADVAAGLRAEAQRSTSPGHWDRLAVCWQLAQTHGLPIATLMQTAQRDIVERERFHGRVEAGMAGARATAAILAGLPLLGVLLGQMIGADPLNFLFGAGPGGWLLIVGCGLICCGLLWSDRIISRVLT
- a CDS encoding TadE family type IV pilus minor pilin, with the protein product MVTVEAAFAVLALVAVLVMCTAGLTAVSMQVRCVDAAREAARLAARGDGDGADRAARRVAPAGSVLELRHDGDHVVAVVTAKSILLPGIPIRADAVALLEPAAG
- a CDS encoding oxidoreductase, with the translated sequence MTAGTSKHSAGGDPLAPLAQLPGVAQAGDEAREALGKAHRHRTNLRGWPKTAAEASLRAARASSVLDGGPLQFSTDGSEEARRDPVLAGALRVAEALEGGEGALVGVWRRAPLQAIARLHSLAATDLVDGAELGRPRADVGVGRRLELLADVVTGQTRVPATVLAGVVHGELLTLAPFGSADGVVARAVSRLVTIASGLDPHGLGVPEVHWMSRSGDYRAAARGFASGTPEGLAAWLVLSNEALRAGAREALSIATSTTA
- the ssd gene encoding septum site-determining protein Ssd yields the protein MTTAAGILTVIADPALNADIDRVVAAAGLNVVRTSDPSSRRVWTSAAAILLDADAARRCAKRGLPRRGRVLLVSRSAPGPAEWEAAVAVGAQKVVILPTHDRELMAALSDATEASLEAAGRGAVVAVLAGRGGAGASVFATALAQSTSQALLVDGDPWGGGLDLVLGSETEPGLRWPDLSSAGGRLSFPALRDALPGRAGVSVLSGSRMLSGGPASNEVGPLALGAVIDAGSRAGVTVVCDVARQPTPAAETALAAADLMVLVTTADLRSCAASAAVAQWAAGSNPNAGVVVRGPSPGGLSSVDVGRIVGLPVLASMRPEPGLQPQLERGGLRLGRRSPLGGAARKVLDVLSQNPQLVHATEPAA
- a CDS encoding DUF4244 domain-containing protein, coding for MMRQRFRDLRSRLVVLAVADDGMSTVEYAIGTVAAAAFGAILYTVVTGDSIVGALTNIISRALNTNV
- a CDS encoding phage holin family protein; translated protein: MGKEASVSDRKNGVPTTVTSIPLVDPHAVKPDPSIGDLVKDATSQVSTLVRAEVELAKAEITRDVKKGLTGSVFFILALVVLFYSTFFFFFFLAELLDSWLWRWAAFLIVFGIMVVVTGVLALIGYLKVRRIRGPQKTIESVKEIPEALSPGHDRAAKALATTDGKPASTADPSGW
- a CDS encoding TadA family conjugal transfer-associated ATPase translates to MSASLIDRVRERLAAEGVPLRPSVVAAAIRAESGGVLGDTEVLTNLRELQTELVGAGILEPLLCAPGTTDVLVTAPDAVWVDDGDGLRRSSIRFADEAAVRRLAQRLALSAGRRLDEAQPWVDGHLGQWTTDHTGATPTVRFHAVLPPIAAGGTCLSLRVLRPATQGLDALVDSGAIDIEAGKLLRDIIAARLAFIVSGGTGAGKTTLLAAMLGAVAARERVVCVEDAAELAPRHPHLVKLVARFANVEGVGEVTVRDLVKQALRMRPDRIVIGEVRGAEVVDLLAALNTGHDGGAGTVHANNPAEVPARFEALAALGGLGRAALHSQLAAAIQVVLHVTRDRAGRRCLSEVGLLQRGENGLVNVLPCWSRGDGFGPGAAALDTLIRARGGR
- a CDS encoding HAD-IB family hydrolase, whose product is MRTAAFFDLDKTVIAKSSTLAFSKPFLSQGLINRRAVLKSSYAQFLFLMSGADHDQMDRMRSYLTNMCTGWDVEQVKSIVGETLHDIVDPLVFAEAAELIADHKLCGRDVVVVSASGEEIVAPIARALGATHAMATRMVVEDGKYTGEIAFYCYGEGKVEAIRALAAREGYALEHCYAYSDSVTDLPMLEAVGHPTVVNPDRALRKEAGSRGWPVQTFSKPVSLRDRLPAPSGAAVATTAAVGVSALAAGALTYTLLRRFAF
- a CDS encoding PAS domain-containing protein, producing the protein MTHDWVLVETLGSEPAVVAEGAHTKNLIPISAYLRRDPNLMAIQTAIGETVRAGKGLSSITPKNHRVIRTEVVQMSDGRIHGVQIWVGAPDEEPPPRPVVGALIWDLTRGTATDTPESLSIGGWDPAKESTQGRAFADDLPRRDLNPNEAEVIGMVIKPEDGVTICNTWDVTDYRGERITVGFVARSLPEDPDDDKVRLICRAMNWRSVQEGPGIQEDLLGQRILDSMAEPGVHRALVDPRHWSLLKWLDDPVPFFDWRAGIVGDRAHPDDQATLAAMAAEFETGTTSGVLRMVAHHGGWIPVHVRVHRVELDKGVYAGLAAFRLPTGEELAVAGFVESEEPTRGTRKPRPRRERATKT
- a CDS encoding type II secretion system F family protein — encoded protein: MIWAAVLLAASVLILPGASTARLQVDAHPVGHRAPRQEADDALAVAASLDVLAACLRSGMAVSSAAAGVAESAPVHMAALLGRAADLLALGADPATAWSSPVEQADKHMQAFLRMARRSASSGVALAQGIEDLAVQLRGDAADGATAKAERASVLIAGPLGLCYLPAFLCLGILPVVAGLAGEVLRSGVL
- a CDS encoding S1 family peptidase, with amino-acid sequence MVVATAVLMAGVAAPAHADAPVTLGGGSGLVVDGETLCTLTAIGTDNRGSLIGFTSAHCGGPGAVVAAEGAENAGVVGTMVAGNDGLDYAVIQFDPAKVTPVSSVNGFRIDGLGPDPTFGDVACKLGRTTGYSCGVTWGPGEQPGTIVNQVCGQPGDSGAPVTVNNRLVGMIHGAFSEELPTCVIKFIPLHTPAVTMSFNTQLADITAKGRPGSGFVPVGAA